TCAAATTCTGCCATTACATTAAGAAGCGGCATGGTTATATTTTTTAAATTAATTTTCTTACCATCGAGCATCATCTCATTCTTGATAAGTAGGTTCTTCTGATAGCAGTCTTTGAAGAACTGCCTGAAGGTCTCACCCGCCTGGTCAGGACTGTCGAATATCCATTTCTCCATTCTCAAAAAGTTCCTGACAGTTTCTTCGTTGCGAAGCTTGCATGCAGCATCACAAGGTTCATTTTCCATTCGCTCAAATAGACCTACATATTTATCGATCATAAGCCTGAATGGGTCTGTGAGCAAGAATCCCGAATTCAGGAAATCCCCGGGCACTATTCCGTAGTAATCCACAATCCTGTCCACGTCCAGGCTCTTTGCCCAGAGATGAAGAAGTCCTTTATCTGTGTCAAAGTTCACAGGAGCCACCAAAGCAACCAGGTTTTTCAGTTTTTCAGGATGAAGTGCGGCGTACATCACAGAAAAAGTCCCTCCCTGGCATACGCCGAGCAGCGTTATCTTATCCAATCCTGACCCTTCTCTGATCCTATCCACAGCATTATTTATATAACCATTCACATAATCATCAATTGTAAGATATCTGTCTGCGCCTGATGGATATCCCCAGTCAATGACATAGACATCAAAACCTTCATCCAGCAGCTTCTTTATAACACTTTTATCAGGCTGGAGGTCAAGAATGTAGTACCTGTTCACAAGCGCGTACACTACGAGTACTGGAACTGTATATGGTTTTTCCACGGTTGGGATATAATGGAGAAGTCTCATCTTATCTTCGGTATAAATGATCTCTGAAGGCGTTGTTCCAACGGAAAAATCAGGTGGACTCAGGAAAAGCTCCATCCCCAGTTTGAATTTCTTAAAATCTTCTATTAAAATAAGCTCGTTCATGTTTGTTTTCTCCTTCAAAAAAAGAAAGAATCAGTTTGTCTCTGGTCGTTCTTTGATCTGGCTGGTTAATTCCTTTACAGTTTTCTTAAGAGAATACAACTCTTTGTTTATCTCATCGATTTCTTTCTTCGTTGGGAGATTCATTGGTTTCAAATAATTCTCTTCAAGCATCTCACGGTTGTATTTTTGGTACTCCATGAAGTATGACATGAATTTCCCTGTGTCCTCCGAAAAGTGACCTGATTTCAGGAATTCCTTAAAGGTCTCACTATATGTTTCGATCCAGATCCTGTAAAAATCTTTATACTTCTCAGGGCTGATTTCTCCATCCATCTCGGTCGCAGTCTTCTCATGCATTCTGCGCATTGCTTCCATGAATACACCCTGGAGATTGACATTGGAATCCATCCAGGTCGTATAAAGGTTAACAAAGTTTGAGAAACCCTTCATCAATTTTTCGGATTTCTCACGCGTTGGACCCAGGGCAGGCATTTCGATTAGCCTGCCATAGGTAGCTTCGTATGCCTTTAACCCCATGTCAAAAAATTCCTGGGTGGATTCAAAACTGGATTTTTCCATACTCATGTTGTATGCTTTCCCGGATACGCTGACGCTGAATGAACACCCGACTTCACCCACATCTTGGATATGCTGGTGAATACGTCTGCATATATCTTTGCTGCATTTTTTACAGGCTCCAGAATCTCTTTAAACGGGCTGACTGTAGGCGTGTTCTCAAAGAAGTTGTCAAATGC
Above is a window of Candidatus Methanoperedens sp. DNA encoding:
- the phaC gene encoding class III poly(R)-hydroxyalkanoic acid synthase subunit PhaC, translated to MNELILIEDFKKFKLGMELFLSPPDFSVGTTPSEIIYTEDKMRLLHYIPTVEKPYTVPVLVVYALVNRYYILDLQPDKSVIKKLLDEGFDVYVIDWGYPSGADRYLTIDDYVNGYINNAVDRIREGSGLDKITLLGVCQGGTFSVMYAALHPEKLKNLVALVAPVNFDTDKGLLHLWAKSLDVDRIVDYYGIVPGDFLNSGFLLTDPFRLMIDKYVGLFERMENEPCDAACKLRNEETVRNFLRMEKWIFDSPDQAGETFRQFFKDCYQKNLLIKNEMMLDGKKINLKNITMPLLNVMAEFDHLVPNDASKPLMDAVSSSDKETLVFPTGHIGIFVGSKSQKEVCPRIAEWLRPRSLVDGEKKIEQKRKSREIGVKIK